The Myxococcus virescens sequence GCCGGCGGAGGCGGTGGCGCGGCCGCTTCCGGCATGGCGAAGTCGGGCTTGGGCGCGACGGGCACGGCACTGCGCTTGTTCTTCCGGGGCTGCTCGAGGCCGGCGGGCATGGGCTCGGGCTCGGCTGGGAGCTCGGGCTGAACCGGCGTGGGCGTCCGCGTGGCGTCGTAGCCCGCGAACAGCTCCTCGAGCCCCGGTGGCGCCTCCCTCCAGCCCGAACGCGCGGGAGCCGGTTGATGGCGGCCAATGCGCAGCGCCTTCAGCTCGGGGACTTCCGCATGCCGGGCGAGGTCCGCGGTGGAGACCGCGAGCTTCACCCCGGTCCAGTCCTCGCCGGTGCGCTGGAGCACGGAGGCGCGCATGCGCAGCGTTCCCTCTTCCAGCGTGCGCGGCAGGCGCAAGTCGTAGGTGGGCACCCAGCGCGCCCCCTGCACGGCGTATTCGAGCGCGAGCCGCGCCCCCAGGTCCGCGGGGAGGGGGCCCGACAGCGTCAGCACGACCGCGCGGTACACGCGGGCGCGCTGGCCTCGCACGGACGAAGAGGCTTCGGCGACGCGGTTGCGCCGCAAGCGCAGCTCGGCTTCGGCGTCACGCTGCTGCCGCTCCAGGTCCAGCTTCCGCGAATGCAGCGCGGCGAGCTCGGTGTCCACGAAGGACATGAGGGACAGCATCGCGGACACGGGGGCGTCCCGGGGCTCCTGCGCTTCCTTCGGCCGGGGCGGAAACCCGGGGGACAGCTTCGACAGCGCATCCAGTTCCTGCCCCACGCGCGCGAGCTGTTGGGTGAGGTCGGCGAGGCGGTGCTCGGCTTCTTCCAAGGCGCGGTGCTCCGCGGGCACGTCGACTTCAGGCGGAAGCTGGACGTCATAGGTGGGACGAAGGTCGCGCACGGCGAGTCCCGACGGGCCGTGCACCACGGACGCCCGGAGCGAGCCGGGTTGCAGCGACAGGGGCAGTCCATTGATTCGCACCTGCGTGGGCAGCATCCCCCCCGCCGTGGGAATCGTGGCGACCCGCGTACAAAGCGCCCCCTCCGCGTGGACGGTGACGGCTTCGAGGTTCGATGTGACGACGAGCATGGCTGCTCACCGTAATCGAGGTGTCTGATAAAAATCAGTCCCCCCAGACAAAAGGCACCAACCCGTGAGGTCGGGATGCCCTGGGGCCGGATTGACGACACGCTGCCATTGGAGCTAGCGCGCCTCAGCTCTTCTCGGTGCTCGCCACGGGCGGAGACTGGGGCCGCTGACGCTTCAAGGGGCGGCCCACGCAGTCACGTCCCGGCTTCGGCTCGCGGGTGCTGCGCGGGCGGTACTCCCAATGCCAGGGCTCGGAGCGCACCGTGCGCTTGAAGCCGAAGCGGCACGCATTCGACACGAGCCAGTCATAGGTCGGTGTCTTGACGCCGCCGATGACCAGGTCCACCGCGAGGCCTCGCTGATGGTTGGAGCGCCCGGGCCGTGCCGCCTGGGGCCCCTTGCCCTTGCGGTAGCGCTCATAGAGCCGGCGCTGCTTCGCGGGGGAGCGGTAGCCGCTGTGGACCCAGAGGTAGATGTTCTTCGAACGCGCTTCGGCCTTCATCCGCCGGTACGCGTCCGCGGCGTCGGCATGAAGCAACTGCCCGTTCTTGAGACGAACGAGCCGACTGCCCTTCGCCTCACTTCGCCGGGGCTTTGCGTCGCCGGCGACGGCTTGGGGCGCGAACAGACACAGGAGGATGAAGACTCCCCAGCGGAGCAGCGCGAGCGACATGTTTGGACGCCGGCCCCGTGGCCGGAATCCGAACTTTCGCGCGTCTGTGCCTCGACGCAAGCAGACGGGAAGGCGAGCGCCTGTTCAGAACAGTTTCAATTGCGCGTCCGGAGTCTTCACTTCACGCGGAGGCAACGGCTGGAATCCATGTGCGCGGGCCCACGCCTCACTGGGGCCCGTCCAATGGTGTGACGCCATCCGGACGTGGTCGCGCTCGTCGAAGGTGACGCCCTCCGCCTCCAGGGCCTCGCGCTGTCCGTAACCCGAGGTGCTGATCCCACCCGTGCGGTTGATGACGCGTTGCCAGGGCACGCTGTCCGCGCGGGCGCCCAACGCGCCCAGTGCATGTCCCACGACGCGGGCATCGCAGCCATCACCGACGATGGCGGCGATGTCCCCATATGTGGCCACCTGCCCATGCGGCACTTGCGAGGTGACGGTGTAGATGCGCTCGAAGTAGTCGCGCTCGTCGCGTGGCGGTGTGGACATGCGGGCTCCTGTCCCATTCGGAAACGGCGTGGGGGCGGCGTCAACCTTTGTATGTAGTGTGAAGGCTCAGCCGCTGCGCGAGCCCAGCCCGGTGGCCTCGCCCGCGCGCAGGCGCTCATGCAGGGTGCGGGTGAGCAGGTACCAGAACTGCACGTTGCCCACGCTCAGGATGTCGCCGTCGCGCAGCACGGCCTCGCGGCCACCCAGGGAGCGGGCGTTGAGGAAGGTGCCGTTGGTGGAGCCCAGGTCCTGCACGGTGCAGCGCTGGTCGGCTTCGTTCCACCGCAGCTCCGCGTGCATCTTGGACACGGACGCGTCATCGACGACCAGGTCGCAGTCCATGCGGCGGCCAATGCGCAGCCGGTCGGTGGCGTTGAGCGGCGGCAGGGTGGCCACGCGCAGGTGTTCGAACTCGAACAGCAAGGCCAGCATGCCCTGTTCGATTTCCGAGGGCGCCGCCATGCGGGTGGGGGCGAGCACGGCGGTCGAGGCCTCGGAAGGCGGGCGCTGGATGAGTGCGAAAGGCCCCAGTTGACGCTGGAAGGCACTGGAGGGCAGGGCGGCACCGAGCCCGCGCAATTCCTGGACGGACAGCACGGGGGGCAGACTAGCGGGTCAAAGGGCGCGCGCCCAGCCCATCCCCCCGTTCCCTGTACGGGTTTCATTGACCAACTTGTCAGTGGTTCCTTACATTGGGCTTTTGTTTGGTCGCGGGGGCCGGGCTCCGGAAGAGGAGCGCCGGCCCTCCATCTTATTTGAACCTGGGAGTGGTGGAAGGAGCTGTGTCGATGAGCAGCGGGAGCGACAACATCCCGATGACCCCGTCCGGACTGCGCAAGCTGAAGGAGGAACTGAAGCACCTCCAGTCCGTCGAGCGGGGGAAGATCTCGCGCGAGATCGAGGTCGCTCGCGCACACGGTGACCTGCGCGAGAACGCGGAGTACCACGCGGCGAAGGAGAAGCAGTCGCACATCGAGGGGCGCATCCTGACCCTCAACGACTGGATTGCGCGTGCGGAGGTCATCGACCCGGCGAAGCTGGGCGGCGACAAGGTCATTTTCGGGGCGACGGTGGACCTGCTCGATACCGAAACCGACAAGCCGGTGAGCTACCGGCTCGTGGGGGAGATCGAGGCAGACCTGAAGAAGCGGTGGATTGCCGTCACCTCACCGGTGGCGCGCGCGCTCATCGGCAAGAAGGTGGGTGACATCGCCACGGTTCAGAGCCCCGGCGGCGTGCGCGAGCTGGAAGTCCAGCAGATCCGCTTCGAGGAGCCCGAGGAAGAGGCCTCGGCGAGCCAGAGCTGAGCCTCGGAAGCCGCAGTGAGTTGCCGGGGGAGCGGGCCAGGGCTCGCTTCCCCGGTCTCGTTTTGTGGGAGACGTCATCCTCGTTCCGTAGGATGTACGGCGGAACCCCCGCGTGAACCACCCGCTCGCCAGCCTTGTTGGACCCCTCCGGTACGTGTGCCAGCGCGACTTCGCGATGCTGGCCACCGTGAAGTCGTTGCGCCCGGTGTTGGAGCGCGCGCTTGCCGGGGCCAGTGGCGTGGATGCACGGGCGCTGGACCACTTGAGGGCCGCGCTGCCCGACGTGGACCACGCCATGCCCGAGCGCCGCAAGGCCGCGCTGCGGCGCGTCGTGGCCGGGCTGAAGGTCAGCGGGGTGGAGCTGCCCGCGGAGCTGCACGGCGTGACGATGGAGGGCGCGGTTCCGGCTCGGCCGAGGTCCACGCAGGGCGCTCCGGTGGGCGCGGGAGGCACGACGCCCCCGGGGTATGTGCCGCCCTGGAAGTCGGCGGAGCCACTGCCCACGTCGGGCCCGCGGCCGGACGCGCCTCGAGGACCGGCCTCGCGTGGAGCCTCGGCCCCCGCGCGCGGAAGCGGCGTTGAGGGCCCCATGCCGCGCATGAGCCCTGATGGGCCTCGGGGACGGCAGGCCGGAATGGACTCGGACCTCCTGCCTGCCCGTCCACCGCGGATGGCGCCGGCGACGCGGCCACCGCAGTCGAACGTCGCCGCGCCGCAGCCCGCCACCGGGCGGCAGGGCGCGCCGTCGTCTCGGGCGAAGCCGGGGCTCCGTCAGGCCGCGCTCGACACGGGGCCAGAGGCGGTTCCCGGAGCGAAGACGCGCAAGGAGAAGGCGCAGCGAAAGAAGAAGCGGGCGGTCGCGGCGGAGGCCTCTCGCTCCGAGGCGAAGCTCCTCTCCATCGCGCCGCGCTCCGGGCCGCTGGCGTCGCCGCTGAAGACGCTGGGCAAGCGGCTGGGGCCCAGGCTCGTCTCGGCGCTCGACAAGAAGGGGCTGCGCCGCATGGGCGACATCCTCTTCATGCTGCCGCGCTGCTACGAGGACCGCCGCCAGCTGCGCACCATCGCCGAACTGGAGCCCGGCGAGCGAGGCGTCACGGTGGGCATCGTCAAGGTGGCCGACTTCGTGGCGGGCCGTCAGGGCCGGCGCATGTTCCGCGCCGTCGTGGGGGACCGCTCGGGCAGCATCGCCGCCACGTACTTCAACGCGGGCCCCTGGTTGAAGAGCCGGTTCACCGTGGGCAAGCGCATCGTCCTCTCCGGCGAGGTCCGCGCCACCATGTCGGGCCGGGAGATGCCCCATCCGGAAATCGAACCGGCGGAGGACCTCGAGTCCACGACGTCGGTCCACTTCAACCGCATCGTCCCCGTGTATCCGGGCTTCGAGCGCGGCGAGCAGCGCTCCTTCCGCGAGCTGACCTCCCGCGTGGGCGAGCAGTACGCGCACGAACTGGATGACCCGCTGCCCGCCGACCTGCGCCGCCGCTTGGACCTGATGGGCCTGCCGGACGCGCTGCGCTTCATCCACTTCCCGCCAGGGGACGCGGACCTGGAGGCGCTCGACGCGCACCAGAGCCCCGCGCACCGGCGGCTCGCCTTCGACGAGCTGTTCTTCCTCCAACTGGGCATGGCCCTCAAGCGGCAGGGTGTGAAGGCGGAGGTCGGCATCTCCTTCGACGTGTCCGAGCCCCGGCTGGCGAAGGCGCGCAACGCGCTGCCGTTCCAGCTCACCGGCGCGCAGGCGCGGGTGGTGGAGGAGCTCTGCTGGGACATGGCGCGCCCGGAGCCCATGAACCGGCTGGTCCAGGGAGACGTGGGCAGCGGCAAGACGGCGGTAGCCATGGTCTCCGCCCTCATCGCACTGCAGGCCGGCTACCAGGTGGCCGTCATGGCGCCCACGGAAATCCTCGCTGAGCAGCACGAGCGCAACTTCCGCAAGGTGATGGAGCCGCTGGGCTACCGCGTGGGCCTGGTGAGCGCGGCGGGCACGGCGAAGGCCAAGCGCCAGGTGCGCGAGGCCGTGGCCCGAGGCGAAATTCATCTGGCCGTGGGCACGCACGCGCTGCTTCAGGCAGACGTCTCCTTCGAACGCCTGGGCCTGGTCGTCATCGACGAACAGCACCGCTTCGGCGTGCTCCAGCGCCACACGCTGATGAGCAAGGGGCCCAAGCCGGATGTGCTGGTGATGACGGCCACGCCCATTCCCCGCACGCTGGCCATGACGCTGTACGGCGACCTGGACTTGTCCGTCATCGACCAGCTTCCGCCGGGCCGCACGCCCATTCAAACGCGGGTGTTCAACGACAAGCAGCGCGCGCTCGTCTACGAGTCCGTGGGCGCGCAGCTGGCCAAGGGGCACCAAGCCTACGTCGTCTACCCGCTGGTGGAGGAGTCGGAGAAGCTGGACCTGGAGGACGCCACGCGCGGCGTGGAGAAGCTCCGGAAGGTGTTCCCCGACGCGAAGGTGGGGCTGCTGCACGGACGGATGAAGGCGGAGGAGAAGGACTCCGTCATGGAGGACTTCCGCGAGAAGCGCCTGCACCTGCTCGTCTGCACCACGGTGGTGGAGGTGGGCGTGGACGTGCCCAACGCCTCCGTGATGGTGGTGGAATCCGCCGAGCGCTTCGGCCTGTCACAGCTTCACCAGCTCAGGGGCCGGGTGGGGCGCGGCGCGGCGGCGAGCTTCTGCCACCTGGTGGCCGGGAGCGCCCGCTCCTGGGAGTCCGCCGAGCGCCTGACGGTGATGGAGCAGAGCAGCGACGGCTTCGTCATCGCGGAGAAGGACCTGGAGATTCGAGGCCCGGGTGAATTCCTGGGCACGCGCCAGAGTGGCCTGCCCGAGCTGGCGGTGGCCAACCTGGCGCGGGATGGCGACCTGCTCTCCATGGCGCAGTCCGAGGCCCGGCGCATCCTGGAGAAGGACCCGGACATGAAGGCGAAGGAGAACCAGGGCCTCGTGAAGGCGCTCGAGGAACGCTGGGAAGGGCGGCTCGCGCTCGCGCGGGTGGGTTAGGGCGCCCGTCATGACTAGGCTAGGGGCATGGGTGACTGGGGAAGGGCCGACTACCTGTCGCGGCACGGCATCAAGGACGCGCGAGTCCTGGAGGCCATCGCTCGGCTGAGCCGCGCGGACTTCGTGCCGGAGGACCTGCGCGAAGAGGCGAGCGCGGACTCGCCGCTGCCCATCGGGCATGGGCAGACCATCAGCCAGCCCTATGTCGTGGCGCTGATGACGGAGGCGCTCCAACTGCAGGGGGACGAGCGGGTCCTCGAAATCGGCACTGGCTCGGGCTACCAGACGGCGCTGCTGTCCCTGCTGTGCAGAGAGGTCTACTCCGTGGAAATCGTCCCCGAGCTGGCCCAATCGGCGCGAGAGGTGTTGCGGCGGCAGGGCTTCGAAAATGTCTCGTTCCGGGAAGGAGACGGCTCACTGGGCTGGCCGGACCAGGCGCCCTTCGACGCCATCCTCGCCGCCGCGGCGCCACCAGACGTTCCGCTTCAGCTCCTTTCCCAGCTCAAGCCGGGCGGACGCATGCTCATTCCGGTGGGCCCCCAGGGGGGCACCCAGCAACTGCTGCGCATCCAGCGCGCCCTCCGGCCCGGAGAGGTGCCCCAGGTGGAGTCCCTGCTGCCGGTTCGCTTCGTTCCCATGACGGGGCAGCCGCTCTCGCAGGGGTGACCTCCTGGGCTCGGGTGGCTCCTGACCCAGCGAGGCGGGAGGCAGGCTCTCTATCCGCTTGCTCGCCATGTCGGCGGCGGCCCGCTAACGTTCGCACATCATGATCATCTGTCCGCTCTGCGACCACGTTCAGCCCGAAGGGACGGAGTGCGACGTCTGCGGCAAGCGGTTCCCCGCGGCCGTGGCGGAGACCGCGCCCATCGCGACGTTGCCGGAGCTGGAGGTGACACCGCATGCCGGAGGCCGCGCGCCGGTGGTCGCGGCCGTGTTGCCCGACCTGGACGTGACGCGGCTCCGTTCCGGGCCCGATCTGCCGGCGCAGGTGGTTCCCGACCTGCAACTGACACGCGCCCGGGACTTGGGGGCTGTTCCGGTGACGCCCATGCCCGAGCTGGACACCGGACGTGCCCCGGACGATGGCGTTCGCACCGCCGCGCCGCTGGGCGCCGTCGTCTGCCGTTACTGCCGCATCACCCAGGCCGAGGGCCTGCTCTGCGACAACTGCGGCATGCGCCTGCCTCGGGCGAAGCCCACCGTGGCAGCGGCGCCTGGACGGCCGTCTGGCGACGACGATGGCTGGCGCTCTTGTGCATCGTGTCATACTCGCGTGCGGCCCGGTAAGGCCTGTCCGGAGTGTGGCACGCGGGCACAGGAGGAGGCATGAGCGAGGAGTCGGCTTCGGATTTCCGCGCGGAGTACGCGTGCAGTGAGGGCTGTGACTTCCGCGCCTCGCTGATGGACGTGGTGTACCGGTGCCCGCGCTGCGGCGGCCTGCTGGAAGTCGCGCACGACGTGAAGGCCCTGCGCACGGTCTCCGCGGCGGAATGGAAGCGCCGTTTCGAGACGCGCTTCGGCTCCGCGCGCCTGCCGGATGGCTCGGGCGTGTGGGGCAAGCGGGAGTGGGCGTATCCGCAGCTGCCGGCGGAGGACATCGTCTCGCTCGGCGAGGGCCGCGTGCCGCTCAAGCCGCTGCCGCGCATGGCGGCGGAGCTGGGGCTGGCCGCGCTGGACCTGAAGGAGTGCGGCGTCTCGCCCACGGGCAGCTTCAAGGACTGGGGCATGACGGTCCTGGTCTCCGCGGTGAAGCACATGCGCGCCCGGGGCGTTCCGCTGCGCGCGGTGGCGTGTGCCTCCACGGGCGACACGTCCGCGGCGCTCTCCGCCTACTGCGCGGCGGCGGGGATTCCGGCGGTGGTGTTCCTGCCGCGCGACAAGGTGTCGCTCGCGCAGCTCGTGCAGCCCATTGCCAATGGGGCGCGGGTGCTGTCGCTGGACACGGACTTCGACGGCTGCATGAAGCTGGTGCAGGCGGTGACGGCGGACACGGGGCTGTACCTGGCCAACTCGATGAACTCGCTGCGCATCGAAGGCCAGAAGATGGTGGCCGTGGAGCTCTGCCAGGACCTGGGCTGGGAGCCGCCGGACTGGGTGGTGATTCCCGGCGGCAACCTGGGCAACGCCAGCGCCTTGGGCAAGGGCTTCGAGCTGATGCTGTCGCTGGGGCTCATCACCCGCCGGCCGCGCATCGCCGTGGCGCAGGCCCAGAAGGCCAACCCGCTGGCGCGCTCGTACCGGGGCGGCTTCCAGGAGCTG is a genomic window containing:
- a CDS encoding M15 family metallopeptidase, with the protein product MSLALLRWGVFILLCLFAPQAVAGDAKPRRSEAKGSRLVRLKNGQLLHADAADAYRRMKAEARSKNIYLWVHSGYRSPAKQRRLYERYRKGKGPQAARPGRSNHQRGLAVDLVIGGVKTPTYDWLVSNACRFGFKRTVRSEPWHWEYRPRSTREPKPGRDCVGRPLKRQRPQSPPVASTEKS
- a CDS encoding MGMT family protein — protein: MSTPPRDERDYFERIYTVTSQVPHGQVATYGDIAAIVGDGCDARVVGHALGALGARADSVPWQRVINRTGGISTSGYGQREALEAEGVTFDERDHVRMASHHWTGPSEAWARAHGFQPLPPREVKTPDAQLKLF
- a CDS encoding FHA domain-containing protein, whose protein sequence is MLSVQELRGLGAALPSSAFQRQLGPFALIQRPPSEASTAVLAPTRMAAPSEIEQGMLALLFEFEHLRVATLPPLNATDRLRIGRRMDCDLVVDDASVSKMHAELRWNEADQRCTVQDLGSTNGTFLNARSLGGREAVLRDGDILSVGNVQFWYLLTRTLHERLRAGEATGLGSRSG
- the greA gene encoding transcription elongation factor GreA, which encodes MSSGSDNIPMTPSGLRKLKEELKHLQSVERGKISREIEVARAHGDLRENAEYHAAKEKQSHIEGRILTLNDWIARAEVIDPAKLGGDKVIFGATVDLLDTETDKPVSYRLVGEIEADLKKRWIAVTSPVARALIGKKVGDIATVQSPGGVRELEVQQIRFEEPEEEASASQS
- the recG gene encoding ATP-dependent DNA helicase RecG, which translates into the protein MNHPLASLVGPLRYVCQRDFAMLATVKSLRPVLERALAGASGVDARALDHLRAALPDVDHAMPERRKAALRRVVAGLKVSGVELPAELHGVTMEGAVPARPRSTQGAPVGAGGTTPPGYVPPWKSAEPLPTSGPRPDAPRGPASRGASAPARGSGVEGPMPRMSPDGPRGRQAGMDSDLLPARPPRMAPATRPPQSNVAAPQPATGRQGAPSSRAKPGLRQAALDTGPEAVPGAKTRKEKAQRKKKRAVAAEASRSEAKLLSIAPRSGPLASPLKTLGKRLGPRLVSALDKKGLRRMGDILFMLPRCYEDRRQLRTIAELEPGERGVTVGIVKVADFVAGRQGRRMFRAVVGDRSGSIAATYFNAGPWLKSRFTVGKRIVLSGEVRATMSGREMPHPEIEPAEDLESTTSVHFNRIVPVYPGFERGEQRSFRELTSRVGEQYAHELDDPLPADLRRRLDLMGLPDALRFIHFPPGDADLEALDAHQSPAHRRLAFDELFFLQLGMALKRQGVKAEVGISFDVSEPRLAKARNALPFQLTGAQARVVEELCWDMARPEPMNRLVQGDVGSGKTAVAMVSALIALQAGYQVAVMAPTEILAEQHERNFRKVMEPLGYRVGLVSAAGTAKAKRQVREAVARGEIHLAVGTHALLQADVSFERLGLVVIDEQHRFGVLQRHTLMSKGPKPDVLVMTATPIPRTLAMTLYGDLDLSVIDQLPPGRTPIQTRVFNDKQRALVYESVGAQLAKGHQAYVVYPLVEESEKLDLEDATRGVEKLRKVFPDAKVGLLHGRMKAEEKDSVMEDFREKRLHLLVCTTVVEVGVDVPNASVMVVESAERFGLSQLHQLRGRVGRGAAASFCHLVAGSARSWESAERLTVMEQSSDGFVIAEKDLEIRGPGEFLGTRQSGLPELAVANLARDGDLLSMAQSEARRILEKDPDMKAKENQGLVKALEERWEGRLALARVG
- a CDS encoding protein-L-isoaspartate(D-aspartate) O-methyltransferase, which encodes MGDWGRADYLSRHGIKDARVLEAIARLSRADFVPEDLREEASADSPLPIGHGQTISQPYVVALMTEALQLQGDERVLEIGTGSGYQTALLSLLCREVYSVEIVPELAQSAREVLRRQGFENVSFREGDGSLGWPDQAPFDAILAAAAPPDVPLQLLSQLKPGGRMLIPVGPQGGTQQLLRIQRALRPGEVPQVESLLPVRFVPMTGQPLSQG
- the thrC gene encoding threonine synthase, with the protein product MSEESASDFRAEYACSEGCDFRASLMDVVYRCPRCGGLLEVAHDVKALRTVSAAEWKRRFETRFGSARLPDGSGVWGKREWAYPQLPAEDIVSLGEGRVPLKPLPRMAAELGLAALDLKECGVSPTGSFKDWGMTVLVSAVKHMRARGVPLRAVACASTGDTSAALSAYCAAAGIPAVVFLPRDKVSLAQLVQPIANGARVLSLDTDFDGCMKLVQAVTADTGLYLANSMNSLRIEGQKMVAVELCQDLGWEPPDWVVIPGGNLGNASALGKGFELMLSLGLITRRPRIAVAQAQKANPLARSYRGGFQELVPLRAEPTLASAIQIGNPVSFKRAVKVLKAFDGVVEDASESELANAAARADREGTFTCPHTGVALAALEKLVAQGVIARGSRVAVVSTAHGLKFADFKVGYHRGSLAEVTSQFANPPVELPATLDAVKGALADLG